A genomic segment from Desulfuromonadales bacterium encodes:
- the rpmC gene encoding 50S ribosomal protein L29 codes for MKAEEIKDLNIEELQKKAQELNQELFNLRFQLHTGHLENTSRITQARKDIARVQTVLRQKQG; via the coding sequence ATGAAGGCTGAAGAAATCAAGGACCTCAACATCGAGGAACTGCAGAAGAAGGCGCAGGAGCTCAACCAGGAACTGTTTAACCTGCGTTTCCAGTTGCACACCGGCCATCTGGAAAATACCTCCCGAATTACCCAGGCCAGAAAAGATATTGCCCGGGTGCAGACGGTTCTGCGGCAGAAACAGGGATAA
- the rpsQ gene encoding 30S ribosomal protein S17, whose amino-acid sequence MATERGNRKTRVGIVVSDKMDKTVVVNVDQLVMHPVYKKYIKRRVKCKAHDEQNSCAVGDKVLIVETRPLSRDKRWRVREILEKNVTV is encoded by the coding sequence ATGGCGACTGAGCGTGGCAATCGGAAAACCCGAGTCGGGATTGTGGTCAGCGATAAGATGGACAAGACCGTGGTGGTCAACGTCGATCAACTGGTCATGCATCCTGTTTACAAGAAATACATCAAGCGCCGTGTGAAGTGCAAGGCACACGACGAGCAGAACAGTTGTGCTGTTGGCGACAAGGTGCTGATCGTGGAGACCAGGCCGCTGTCCAGGGACAAGCGGTGGAGAGTCCGCGAAATTTTGGAAAAAAACGTAACCGTTTAG
- the rplN gene encoding 50S ribosomal protein L14, producing MIQMQTMLDVADNSGARRLCCIKVLGGSKRKYAGLGDIIICSVKEALPNSKVKKGDVVRAVIVRTAKEVPRPDGSYIRFDNNSAVVVNPAGEPVGTRIFGPVARELRARKFMKIVSLAPEVL from the coding sequence ATGATTCAGATGCAGACGATGCTTGATGTCGCAGACAACTCCGGTGCTCGGAGACTTTGCTGCATCAAGGTGCTCGGCGGCTCCAAACGGAAATACGCCGGCCTTGGGGATATCATCATCTGCTCCGTCAAGGAGGCTCTCCCCAATTCCAAGGTCAAAAAGGGTGATGTGGTACGTGCTGTGATCGTCCGGACCGCCAAGGAGGTCCCTCGTCCCGATGGCTCGTACATCCGGTTCGACAACAACTCCGCCGTCGTGGTCAACCCTGCCGGTGAGCCCGTCGGAACCCGTATTTTCGGACCCGTCGCCCGTGAACTTCGTGCCCGTAAGTTCATGAAGATCGTTTCGCTGGCGCCTGAAGTTCTTTAA